In Rhodococcus sp. OK302, one genomic interval encodes:
- a CDS encoding PadR family transcriptional regulator — translation MSEPEDVSRGLPATSWAVLGMLTFGEELTGNDLKKWADWSVGFFYWSPSISQVYAELKKLEAIGFVESRVVSEPGVRGRRLYAITERGTDALRTWSRDAPVEVPVLKHGVMLRLWMGHLNDPERLKALVAAHIANVELQLRRAELHADHTDDEPAWSFPRMTLRWSVRYFRAEIELARELFDEIDNASAEFAKVADHDQFGSPLPISPGRWKNVEAHVHSLAQDNSDI, via the coding sequence ATGTCCGAACCCGAAGATGTGTCCAGAGGACTACCGGCAACCAGCTGGGCGGTCCTCGGGATGCTCACGTTCGGAGAAGAGCTGACAGGCAACGACCTGAAGAAATGGGCCGACTGGAGCGTCGGCTTCTTCTACTGGAGTCCGTCGATCAGCCAGGTGTACGCCGAGCTCAAGAAACTCGAGGCCATCGGCTTCGTGGAGTCGCGGGTCGTATCCGAACCCGGGGTGCGGGGCCGACGCCTCTACGCGATCACCGAACGTGGAACAGACGCGCTTCGAACGTGGTCGCGAGATGCGCCCGTCGAGGTTCCCGTGCTCAAGCACGGAGTCATGCTGCGTCTGTGGATGGGGCACCTCAATGACCCGGAACGGCTCAAGGCGCTCGTCGCTGCTCACATCGCCAACGTCGAACTGCAGCTCCGGCGGGCCGAACTTCACGCCGATCACACGGACGATGAACCGGCGTGGTCGTTTCCGCGCATGACGTTGCGGTGGTCGGTGCGATACTTCCGTGCCGAAATCGAGCTTGCCCGTGAACTATTCGACGAGATCGACAATGCGTCGGCGGAGTTTGCGAAAGTGGCCGATCACGACCAGTTCGGGTCGCCGTTGCCGATCTCGCCCGGCCGATGGAAGAACGTCGAGGCACACGTTCACTCACTCGCTCAGGACAATAGCGATATCTGA
- a CDS encoding Ig-like domain-containing protein — MSERNIRRVVGGVSAFAIAAGLAVSFGTGVAGAAPVSVSWTDGGSDFERTVSNVTPSEGDIVTTSMKFMRNKTPVEWLQAVKDFHPACLTYVDGSANVNGSALGLQSSGADFVRVTGNWDVYPNINPKSRTFSFSYKVGADCDRDVAMNTWTDYSGSLGSGSYPDHGTTITVQKNNTTAALDTVAPGVQVGQTVPLKATVTGGVAGNIVEFYDGAGKIGQGALDSAGLATFNWIPNSKGTHNLSVKFVATTKANAATSATQSVGVAQADALSATTLDPIAGAQVGTSTTLKATVSPAGAGGTVTFTIAGKPTQVAVDGNGQATYTWTPATSGSQTITADFSGRSGVSGSTTTQTVTVADAPVSNTASTTLLTVNDAQVGKSTTVSAQITPANAGGTVTFKDGDTVIGTATVDGSGVASINWTPSTAGQRTITAEFSGAGTVNGSADSYTVQVAEAGTPGGGDGGNGGGSGSLGSLGGFTGSFGS, encoded by the coding sequence ATGTCTGAGAGAAACATCCGTCGTGTTGTCGGTGGTGTCAGCGCTTTTGCGATTGCAGCCGGACTGGCCGTGAGCTTCGGAACCGGTGTTGCCGGCGCGGCTCCCGTTTCGGTGAGCTGGACGGATGGCGGCAGCGATTTCGAACGAACCGTCAGCAATGTGACTCCGAGTGAGGGTGACATTGTCACCACCTCGATGAAGTTCATGCGCAACAAAACTCCTGTGGAGTGGCTCCAAGCGGTGAAGGATTTTCACCCAGCGTGTTTGACGTATGTGGACGGTTCGGCGAACGTCAACGGGAGTGCGTTGGGCCTCCAGAGCTCGGGTGCGGATTTCGTCCGGGTCACCGGCAACTGGGACGTCTACCCGAACATCAACCCGAAGTCGCGGACGTTCTCGTTCTCCTACAAGGTCGGTGCGGACTGCGATCGTGACGTCGCGATGAACACGTGGACGGACTACTCAGGGTCGCTTGGCAGTGGAAGTTACCCGGATCATGGAACCACGATCACGGTGCAGAAGAACAACACCACAGCGGCACTCGACACAGTGGCGCCGGGTGTGCAGGTGGGCCAGACGGTACCGCTCAAGGCGACCGTCACGGGTGGCGTGGCCGGAAATATCGTTGAGTTCTACGACGGTGCAGGCAAGATCGGTCAGGGTGCGCTCGACAGTGCAGGACTCGCGACCTTCAACTGGATACCGAATTCCAAGGGCACGCACAACCTGTCCGTGAAGTTTGTTGCCACGACGAAGGCAAATGCAGCAACTTCGGCTACTCAGTCTGTGGGAGTCGCGCAGGCCGATGCTCTGTCCGCGACCACACTTGATCCCATTGCGGGCGCGCAGGTCGGGACGTCCACCACATTGAAGGCAACGGTTTCCCCCGCTGGTGCCGGTGGGACCGTGACGTTCACGATTGCGGGTAAGCCCACCCAGGTAGCTGTCGACGGCAATGGTCAGGCCACCTATACCTGGACTCCGGCAACGTCGGGAAGTCAGACGATCACTGCAGACTTCTCCGGTCGCTCCGGTGTTAGCGGTTCCACAACCACTCAAACTGTGACCGTCGCAGATGCGCCGGTCAGCAACACAGCGTCGACAACTCTTCTCACAGTCAATGATGCACAGGTCGGAAAGTCGACGACAGTCTCGGCGCAGATTACCCCGGCCAACGCCGGTGGCACCGTCACGTTCAAGGACGGCGACACGGTTATCGGAACTGCGACGGTCGACGGTTCCGGAGTGGCGAGCATCAACTGGACTCCCTCTACAGCAGGGCAGCGCACCATCACCGCTGAATTCAGTGGCGCCGGCACGGTCAACGGTTCGGCAGACAGCTACACCGTTCAGGTTGCCGAAGCTGGAACTCCCGGTGGCGGAGACGGCGGAAATGGTGGCGGCTCAGGCAGTTTGGGCAGCCTGGGTGGTTTCACAGGTTCCTTCGGCTCGTAG
- a CDS encoding LysR family transcriptional regulator, which yields MDLRHIRYALAVAEDRHFSRAASRLHISQSALSAQIRDLERELGVELFHRNSRNVGLTSAGEVFVARARDVLGAVSRLVSDVSEEGGEQVRLTVGTITSAGRVDIGRALAALTHRHPTINATVRPYGSEVVIEGVRSGAIDVGIVGLAPGRLPKTFSAVPLWSESTAAFVPVSHRFSAVASIRLEDLRGVPLVDFASGSEARVQTDQAFAESQVLRGRTYEANSVDLICSLTANGLGVGLLPQSMSVEHPELVCIPIADAPHRVVHAITDPAHSSSLAREFVALLADQFVT from the coding sequence ATGGATTTGCGCCACATCCGCTATGCACTGGCCGTCGCCGAGGATCGTCATTTCAGTCGAGCCGCAAGCCGCCTGCACATCTCACAATCAGCACTCAGTGCGCAGATCCGGGATCTCGAACGCGAACTCGGCGTTGAACTTTTTCATCGAAACAGTCGCAATGTCGGACTGACGTCCGCAGGCGAGGTCTTTGTGGCCCGCGCCCGCGATGTGCTCGGTGCGGTGTCGCGGTTGGTGAGCGATGTTTCCGAGGAAGGTGGCGAGCAGGTACGGCTTACCGTCGGCACGATTACCTCTGCGGGTCGCGTCGATATCGGGCGGGCACTTGCTGCTTTAACGCACAGACATCCGACCATCAATGCAACGGTGCGCCCGTACGGGAGTGAAGTCGTCATCGAAGGTGTCCGATCCGGCGCGATCGACGTCGGGATAGTGGGGTTGGCACCTGGCCGACTACCCAAGACATTCTCTGCGGTTCCGCTGTGGAGTGAGTCGACAGCAGCGTTTGTTCCCGTCAGTCACCGTTTCAGTGCGGTGGCATCCATCCGACTCGAAGATCTCCGAGGCGTACCGCTTGTGGATTTTGCGTCGGGAAGCGAAGCGCGGGTACAGACAGATCAGGCTTTTGCCGAATCTCAGGTTCTACGTGGACGTACTTACGAAGCGAATTCCGTCGATCTCATCTGCTCGTTGACTGCTAACGGACTAGGCGTCGGACTACTTCCACAGTCGATGAGCGTCGAACATCCCGAATTGGTCTGCATTCCTATCGCTGACGCACCGCACCGGGTAGTCCACGCAATTACCGATCCAGCGCATTCCTCTTCATTGGCAAGGGAATTCGTAGCACTGCTGGCAGACCAGTTCGTTACTTGA
- a CDS encoding Fpg/Nei family DNA glycosylase: MPELPEVEALADFLREHAKGAVVGRVDIAALSVLKTFDPPITALSGRDVTGAARFGKHLGVDCDGLWLISHLSRAGWMRWQDNPSSTPPKPGKGPLALRVHFFTPEGLTPAFDLTEAGTKKRLAVWVVADPSEVPGIARLGPDAMVVTEPEFAEVLAGTSARIKNALVDQSLLAGIGNAYSDEILHTAKLSPFANSSRLTAEQITTLYNTMRSVLTDAIARSVGQDAARLKGEKRSGMRVHARTGLPCPVCGDVVREVSFAERSFQYCATCQTGGKPLADRRMSRLLK; the protein is encoded by the coding sequence ATGCCGGAACTGCCCGAGGTGGAAGCGCTCGCGGATTTCCTGCGCGAACACGCAAAGGGTGCAGTGGTCGGTCGGGTCGACATCGCGGCGTTGAGTGTTCTCAAGACTTTTGATCCGCCGATAACAGCCTTGTCGGGCCGCGACGTAACCGGAGCAGCAAGATTCGGGAAGCACCTCGGTGTGGATTGCGACGGGTTATGGCTCATTTCGCACCTATCGCGAGCGGGATGGATGCGCTGGCAAGACAATCCGTCGTCGACACCGCCGAAGCCCGGCAAGGGGCCGCTGGCGTTGCGGGTTCATTTCTTCACACCCGAAGGTCTCACTCCCGCCTTTGATCTCACCGAAGCCGGCACGAAAAAACGCCTCGCAGTGTGGGTGGTGGCCGACCCGTCGGAGGTTCCCGGGATTGCGCGTCTGGGGCCGGACGCGATGGTTGTGACGGAACCCGAGTTTGCGGAAGTTCTCGCCGGCACATCTGCGCGGATAAAGAACGCACTAGTCGACCAGTCTCTCCTGGCCGGCATCGGCAACGCCTATTCTGACGAGATCCTCCATACGGCGAAACTCTCTCCCTTCGCGAACTCGTCTCGTCTTACGGCAGAACAGATTACGACGCTCTACAACACAATGCGATCAGTGCTGACCGATGCGATTGCGCGGTCCGTCGGACAGGATGCCGCAAGGCTCAAGGGGGAGAAGCGATCTGGAATGCGGGTACATGCCCGCACTGGTCTGCCCTGCCCGGTCTGCGGCGACGTAGTTCGCGAGGTGTCGTTTGCCGAGCGTTCCTTTCAATACTGCGCAACGTGCCAGACAGGTGGAAAGCCCCTGGCGGATCGGCGAATGTCTCGCCTTCTCAAGTAA
- a CDS encoding nuclear transport factor 2 family protein, whose translation MTTLEPDTTAAITATVTAYLDAVSRGATADIAALYAENGTLEDPVGSEPRSGKAAITEFYGALEGRTQEIELLTLRVSGSSAAFHFRVVTPVGDKIYEIAPIDVMTFDEDAKITSMRAFWAPSDMISR comes from the coding sequence ATGACCACTCTCGAACCTGACACCACTGCTGCGATCACCGCGACCGTGACCGCGTACCTCGACGCAGTTTCCCGCGGAGCCACTGCGGACATCGCTGCTCTGTACGCCGAGAACGGGACGCTCGAGGATCCGGTGGGCAGCGAACCTCGCAGCGGCAAGGCAGCGATTACCGAGTTCTACGGCGCACTCGAAGGCCGGACCCAGGAGATCGAACTGCTGACCCTGCGAGTCAGTGGTTCCAGCGCGGCCTTCCATTTCCGCGTGGTCACCCCGGTGGGCGACAAGATCTACGAAATCGCACCGATCGACGTGATGACGTTCGACGAGGACGCGAAGATCACCAGCATGCGTGCATTCTGGGCGCCGTCCGACATGATCTCACGCTGA
- a CDS encoding GGDEF domain-containing protein: protein MTWFGPGGRQVIVPVRRRTPQADWRTALGLLVQWFNRPDPFDTFTRYIASKGLELWGRLLLICSLLSVAVTMALLRFSDQGIHNEVTSVINAMIIVATLLMIIPFVCIPTFTRRWSYVFLVYAEIGVPAGIFLNKNPLVGLLQCSVFGLFGAYIAFFHSSRVQTAHMIFAVIVLLVIGYQVAEYTDPALAVSLGFLIFSSITVVPFTCQFMLSLLGTDAENSELDPLTGLLNRRGLQRAVDERGVATTPPREASYVVAIVDVDNFKRVNDTLGHEAGDQVLRELAERLRECGGSHALVSRFGGDEFVLVDTVLAGSEQRLEEEFARKLRLDNRDPIVTTSVGIAIASTARLTLDAEGVLAELFRIADEAMYRAKSSGGDQVLLCHSFGQAATD, encoded by the coding sequence ATGACGTGGTTCGGACCGGGCGGTCGGCAAGTGATCGTGCCGGTTCGGCGTAGAACGCCGCAGGCAGACTGGCGAACTGCACTGGGACTGCTTGTTCAGTGGTTCAACCGTCCGGACCCGTTCGACACTTTCACGCGCTACATCGCGTCGAAAGGCCTCGAACTGTGGGGGCGCTTGCTGCTTATCTGTTCGTTGCTGTCCGTCGCAGTCACCATGGCGCTACTTCGATTCAGTGACCAAGGTATCCACAACGAGGTAACCAGTGTCATCAACGCGATGATTATTGTTGCCACACTCTTGATGATCATCCCGTTCGTGTGTATCCCGACTTTCACTCGACGATGGTCGTATGTCTTTCTCGTGTATGCAGAAATCGGTGTGCCGGCAGGCATATTTCTCAACAAGAATCCGCTGGTCGGATTGCTTCAATGCAGCGTGTTCGGGCTTTTCGGCGCGTATATCGCGTTCTTTCACAGTTCGCGGGTGCAGACCGCACATATGATTTTTGCTGTCATAGTCCTCCTGGTGATCGGGTACCAGGTTGCGGAGTACACGGATCCGGCGCTAGCCGTATCACTCGGTTTCCTCATCTTCTCGAGCATCACGGTGGTTCCCTTCACCTGTCAGTTCATGCTCTCGTTATTGGGTACCGACGCGGAGAATTCCGAACTCGATCCCCTCACCGGATTGCTTAATCGGCGAGGATTGCAAAGAGCCGTCGACGAGCGAGGAGTGGCAACTACTCCACCGCGTGAGGCGTCGTACGTGGTCGCGATCGTCGATGTCGACAATTTCAAACGCGTCAACGACACGTTGGGTCATGAGGCGGGTGATCAAGTTCTTCGTGAGTTGGCAGAGCGACTGCGAGAGTGCGGTGGCAGCCACGCACTGGTCTCTCGATTCGGAGGGGACGAATTCGTCCTGGTCGATACGGTCTTGGCAGGCTCTGAGCAACGACTCGAGGAGGAATTCGCGCGGAAGTTACGTCTCGACAATCGCGATCCAATTGTCACAACCAGCGTCGGTATCGCAATTGCATCGACAGCTCGACTGACTCTCGATGCAGAAGGAGTACTGGCAGAGCTATTTCGGATCGCAGACGAAGCCATGTACCGCGCGAAGTCGTCGGGCGGCGACCAGGTACTTCTGTGCCACAGCTTCGGCCAGGCGGCGACAGACTAG
- a CDS encoding HNH endonuclease signature motif containing protein, producing MSVDTVVADVVTGSAVNVRGMLWRLRPCDVRDVAVTASAEILRLEAIRVAAVDELALHPDESVLCYRGVGRWLAANTMLQNAAGNKIAALGVALRAFPDIAAQFDAGDLTVDHAALITAFCESPPKGMPDRALPHCIKTLLAAASGVEATTTKLRYAIAVLERIFESEDIPPGEDDDRNELRIAPTLNGRVVIKGDFDALTGEMLLSALSGLSMPTPAADGTPDARSAAKRTADALTELIRRYLDNAATGVDGGQRPHVNVHVSAKDLAEHRDCASTREPASDIKDRAAQDNDVEDAPVWGFDNLDDFDDLDVGHMPWMGPLSITRTRMLACDCMLSTVLLDEHGAPLDVSPLKRLVSAAQRTALIARDKGCAFPSCDAVPAWCDAHHIEPWSKGGLTVMGNLTLLCRSHHTLIHRKAGFAGQWEIKMGSDRRPWFIPPAGIDPDRRPRRSTLRPGPVLRT from the coding sequence ATGAGCGTCGATACCGTAGTTGCCGATGTTGTGACTGGTTCTGCTGTGAATGTGCGCGGCATGCTGTGGCGGTTGCGGCCGTGTGACGTGCGGGACGTTGCGGTCACCGCATCGGCGGAAATTCTTCGGCTGGAAGCCATTCGGGTTGCCGCGGTCGACGAGTTGGCGCTTCATCCGGACGAGTCGGTGCTGTGTTACCGCGGTGTCGGCCGCTGGCTGGCCGCCAATACGATGCTGCAGAATGCGGCCGGAAACAAGATCGCCGCCCTCGGGGTGGCCTTACGGGCATTCCCGGATATTGCGGCGCAGTTCGATGCCGGTGACCTCACCGTCGACCATGCCGCGCTGATCACCGCATTCTGCGAGTCCCCACCGAAAGGGATGCCGGACCGCGCCCTACCGCACTGCATCAAAACCCTGCTCGCCGCGGCCTCCGGGGTGGAGGCGACCACCACGAAACTGCGGTACGCCATCGCGGTCCTCGAGCGGATCTTCGAATCCGAAGACATCCCGCCCGGAGAAGACGACGACCGCAACGAACTACGCATCGCGCCGACGTTGAACGGTCGAGTGGTCATCAAAGGTGACTTCGATGCGTTGACCGGCGAAATGCTGCTTTCGGCGTTGTCGGGGTTGTCGATGCCTACCCCTGCCGCGGATGGGACTCCGGATGCGCGGTCCGCTGCCAAGCGAACGGCGGATGCGTTGACGGAGTTGATTCGCCGGTATCTCGACAATGCTGCGACGGGGGTGGACGGTGGTCAGCGTCCGCATGTGAATGTGCATGTGTCTGCGAAAGATCTTGCAGAGCATCGGGACTGCGCGTCTACCCGTGAGCCTGCTTCTGATATCAAAGATCGTGCGGCCCAAGACAATGATGTCGAGGATGCGCCGGTGTGGGGTTTCGATAATCTCGATGACTTCGACGATCTTGATGTCGGGCACATGCCGTGGATGGGCCCATTGAGTATCACCCGCACCCGGATGTTGGCGTGCGATTGCATGCTCTCGACGGTGCTCCTCGACGAACACGGCGCCCCGCTCGACGTGAGTCCACTGAAACGGTTGGTGTCGGCGGCGCAGCGGACGGCGTTGATCGCCCGAGACAAAGGATGTGCGTTCCCCTCGTGTGATGCGGTGCCGGCGTGGTGCGACGCGCACCATATCGAGCCGTGGTCGAAGGGCGGGTTGACGGTGATGGGCAACCTCACCTTGCTGTGCCGGTCCCATCACACCTTGATTCACCGCAAGGCCGGTTTTGCGGGGCAGTGGGAAATCAAGATGGGATCGGATCGTAGGCCGTGGTTTATTCCGCCGGCGGGGATCGATCCGGATCGGCGGCCGCGGCGGTCAACCCTGCGACCGGGCCCGGTGCTGCGCACGTGA
- a CDS encoding flavin reductase family protein, whose translation MSVENAAPPALDGRTMRDVMSNFCTGVTVITAHDGQSPLGFTCQSLVSVSLDPPLLSFCPAKTSTSWPKLREAGTICINVLAHDQQDMCAAFARGGSDKFSGIEWEAGINGAPALAGALARIEATIENEHDAGDHTIVVARVTDLTVIRHDGPLLFYRGGFGRFDA comes from the coding sequence ATGTCCGTAGAAAATGCCGCACCCCCGGCGCTGGACGGGCGCACCATGCGCGACGTGATGAGCAACTTCTGCACCGGCGTCACGGTTATCACCGCCCATGACGGTCAGTCCCCGCTCGGGTTCACATGCCAGTCCCTGGTCTCCGTTTCACTTGATCCCCCGCTGCTGTCCTTCTGCCCGGCCAAGACGTCGACGAGTTGGCCGAAACTCCGCGAAGCCGGAACCATCTGCATCAACGTTCTCGCTCACGATCAGCAGGACATGTGCGCAGCCTTCGCCCGCGGCGGCAGTGACAAGTTCAGCGGCATCGAGTGGGAAGCCGGCATCAACGGTGCACCGGCGCTGGCCGGCGCACTGGCCCGCATCGAGGCCACCATCGAAAACGAGCACGACGCCGGCGATCACACCATCGTCGTCGCGCGCGTCACCGATCTCACCGTCATTCGACACGACGGACCGCTGCTCTTCTACCGCGGCGGATTCGGTCGCTTCGACGCGTAG
- a CDS encoding MFS transporter, whose translation MISGDTQPRLGMPVVLLMAAATGLCAGGNYFNQPLLESIADHLNVSASTAAVTVTIAQVAYALGLVLLVPVGDIVDRRKLTVGLMMLAAVGQAVSGFAPNFATLAVGIAVAGVFSVAAQVLVPFAAALAEPERSGQVVGTIMSGLLIGILLARSVAGLLSGLGGWSTVYKVAAVLMVVMAVALWRVLPSDAGPREKASYAATLRSLGHLAKTLPRLRTRAAMGGLAFAAVSTVFTTMAFLLAGEYGYSDTQIGLVGLLGVAGALMATVAGRLADRGKTQLATGGALAILLLCWLPFAVGGTHLAWFLVAFVLADLALQGVHVSNQNIVYALIPAARSRVNSVYMTTYFIGAALGSAVGSVVWNAYGWSGVCVAGLTFSGATALVWLLDRRLEDTTACEAYPPAISAQQA comes from the coding sequence ATGATTTCAGGCGATACACAACCGCGGCTCGGGATGCCGGTAGTCCTGCTGATGGCGGCGGCTACCGGGCTTTGTGCCGGTGGAAACTATTTCAACCAGCCGCTGCTGGAATCCATCGCGGACCATCTGAATGTGTCCGCGTCGACAGCGGCAGTGACGGTGACCATCGCTCAGGTGGCGTACGCCCTCGGGTTGGTGCTCCTCGTTCCGGTCGGAGATATTGTCGACCGTCGCAAGCTCACGGTGGGACTCATGATGCTGGCCGCAGTCGGCCAGGCAGTGAGTGGATTCGCACCCAACTTTGCGACGCTGGCGGTGGGTATTGCTGTCGCCGGCGTGTTTTCCGTGGCAGCTCAGGTGTTGGTTCCCTTTGCTGCAGCCCTCGCTGAGCCAGAGCGTTCGGGGCAGGTGGTCGGCACAATCATGAGTGGGCTGCTGATCGGAATTCTCTTGGCGCGCAGTGTTGCCGGCCTGCTTTCCGGTCTGGGGGGCTGGTCGACGGTATACAAGGTTGCTGCAGTGCTGATGGTGGTAATGGCTGTGGCGCTCTGGCGGGTGCTGCCATCAGACGCAGGCCCTCGCGAAAAGGCAAGCTACGCGGCGACACTCCGCTCGCTCGGGCATCTGGCGAAAACGTTGCCGCGTTTACGAACTCGAGCTGCCATGGGTGGTCTCGCATTCGCCGCGGTCAGTACCGTCTTCACCACCATGGCATTTCTGTTGGCCGGGGAATACGGGTACAGCGATACTCAGATCGGCCTGGTCGGATTGCTCGGTGTGGCGGGAGCATTGATGGCGACTGTCGCAGGCCGGTTGGCTGATCGAGGAAAGACGCAACTCGCTACTGGTGGTGCCTTGGCCATTCTATTGTTGTGCTGGTTGCCTTTTGCTGTCGGTGGGACGCACTTGGCATGGTTCCTTGTTGCCTTTGTGCTTGCGGATTTGGCACTGCAAGGGGTTCATGTCAGCAACCAGAACATTGTCTACGCACTCATCCCCGCGGCGCGATCACGCGTCAATTCTGTGTACATGACCACCTACTTCATCGGTGCTGCTCTGGGATCGGCGGTGGGATCAGTTGTTTGGAATGCCTACGGGTGGTCCGGCGTGTGTGTGGCCGGGTTGACTTTCTCGGGAGCCACGGCACTGGTGTGGTTGCTTGATCGGCGGTTGGAAGACACTACCGCTTGTGAGGCTTACCCTCCGGCCATATCAGCACAACAGGCTTGA
- a CDS encoding Ig-like domain-containing protein, whose protein sequence is MSQKNIRRGIGAVSAFAVAAGLAVSFGTGVADAVVPQTVNWSEGNSSFSRTVSNVTPSEGEVITVSTTFRRTVPGVVEYIYRVTDKHPTCLTYVDNSAKVDGSPRAIDSFGADFVQVKGSVIEWPVYPLIEPKSRTFSFDYKVGAGCDRGVALPTGMTYNGDLGAGNYPGQGPAVTVAKNVSTTALAPIAAAQVGTPVNLSATVTGGVVGDTVEFYDGTNKLGSGVLNAAGVATYSWTPATTGSYSLTAKFLATTKASESTSVPQNVTVSAAVAQTTTAITGVGTATTSDVVSLTATVGPNPGGGTVQFKDANGNLGAPVDVDASGKAVLTQAFAEGTHSITAVFSGSAGFGTSTAVAHSLTVSAPVVPNEETTTAITGVGTATTGDVVSLTATVGPNPGGGTVQFKDANGNLGAPVDVDASGKAVLTQAFAEGTHSITAVFSGSAGFGTSTAVAHSLTVTAPVLPGDEATTTVLTVPATAVKGVSTDLLATVSPAPGGGTVQFFDGTTPIGNPVPVVDGKAKLPHTFTQTGDHKITAVFSGFTGHQTSTAPVATVVVSESGSGNGGSGSLGGSGILGSLGGSGILGSLGGSGSLGSVGGSGSLGSSGNGASSTGSNSGYIASSY, encoded by the coding sequence ATGTCCCAGAAAAACATTCGCCGCGGCATCGGTGCTGTGAGCGCATTTGCTGTCGCCGCCGGCCTTGCCGTGAGCTTCGGAACTGGTGTTGCCGACGCAGTAGTCCCGCAGACTGTGAACTGGTCGGAGGGAAACTCGTCCTTCTCTCGGACTGTCAGCAATGTCACGCCGAGTGAGGGTGAGGTAATCACCGTCTCGACGACGTTCAGGCGAACGGTCCCCGGCGTCGTGGAATACATCTACCGCGTCACGGACAAGCACCCGACTTGCCTGACGTACGTAGACAATTCAGCGAAGGTGGATGGTAGCCCGCGGGCTATCGACAGCTTTGGCGCAGATTTCGTACAGGTCAAGGGAAGCGTCATAGAATGGCCGGTATACCCGCTCATCGAACCGAAGTCGCGGACGTTCTCGTTCGACTACAAGGTTGGCGCGGGCTGCGATCGCGGCGTTGCGTTGCCAACAGGGATGACGTACAACGGAGACTTGGGTGCCGGTAACTATCCGGGACAGGGCCCGGCTGTCACGGTGGCCAAGAACGTGTCGACCACGGCGCTGGCTCCGATCGCGGCAGCACAGGTCGGTACGCCGGTGAATCTGAGTGCAACGGTGACCGGTGGCGTTGTCGGTGACACTGTCGAATTCTATGACGGTACAAACAAACTCGGTAGTGGTGTGCTCAATGCCGCGGGTGTGGCCACCTACTCGTGGACGCCCGCGACCACCGGTAGTTACAGCCTTACTGCCAAATTTTTGGCAACTACGAAAGCCTCAGAGTCCACCTCTGTGCCGCAGAACGTGACGGTGTCGGCGGCCGTTGCCCAGACGACAACGGCGATCACGGGTGTCGGTACTGCGACGACGAGTGATGTGGTGTCGTTGACGGCGACGGTTGGTCCGAATCCGGGTGGCGGCACGGTGCAGTTCAAGGACGCGAACGGCAATCTTGGTGCTCCGGTGGATGTAGATGCTTCGGGTAAGGCTGTGTTGACGCAGGCGTTTGCTGAAGGCACGCACAGCATTACGGCTGTGTTCTCCGGTTCTGCCGGGTTCGGTACGTCGACTGCTGTGGCGCATTCGTTGACGGTGTCGGCTCCGGTGGTTCCGAATGAGGAGACCACGACGGCGATCACGGGTGTCGGTACTGCGACGACGGGTGATGTGGTGTCGTTGACGGCGACGGTTGGTCCGAATCCGGGTGGTGGCACGGTGCAGTTCAAGGACGCGAACGGTAATCTTGGTGCTCCGGTGGATGTAGATGCTTCGGGTAAGGCTGTGTTGACGCAGGCGTTTGCTGAAGGCACGCACAGCATTACGGCTGTGTTCTCCGGTTCTGCCGGGTTCGGTACGTCGACTGCTGTGGCGCATTCGTTGACGGTGACGGCTCCGGTTCTGCCGGGTGACGAGGCCACGACTACGGTCCTGACCGTGCCCGCAACAGCGGTGAAGGGTGTGTCGACTGACCTGTTGGCAACGGTCTCACCGGCACCGGGTGGTGGCACAGTGCAGTTCTTCGACGGCACCACCCCGATCGGCAACCCGGTCCCGGTGGTGGACGGCAAGGCCAAGCTACCGCATACCTTCACCCAGACCGGTGATCATAAGATCACTGCAGTCTTCAGTGGGTTCACGGGTCACCAGACTTCGACGGCACCGGTTGCTACCGTCGTTGTTTCCGAGAGTGGCAGTGGCAACGGAGGGTCCGGAAGCTTGGGCGGCTCGGGCATTCTGGGTAGCCTCGGCGGTTCCGGCATTCTGGGTAGTTTGGGTGGCTCCGGAAGTCTGGGCAGCGTGGGCGGTTCCGGAAGCTTGGGTAGTTCCGGTAATGGGGCTAGCTCCACAGGATCGAACAGCGGGTACATCGCCTCTTCCTACTGA